The Triticum aestivum cultivar Chinese Spring chromosome 3A, IWGSC CS RefSeq v2.1, whole genome shotgun sequence genome includes a region encoding these proteins:
- the LOC123063508 gene encoding lipid droplet-associated hydrolase isoform X1, whose amino-acid sequence MGSCLRAADFRCRAQLPRLFRPAACGGGGARPGAGSSMQRAGLLTPFPLRARATARTCMVSSFATELLEIRSREPSPSLHVLVVPGNPGIVGFYRDFVEALYENLGGQASVTAIGHISHGQKDYEHGRLFSLHEQIEHKIDFLEQELLHTEQSIIVVGHSIGAYIGLEICKRFQKKVIFFVGLYPFLTLNKNAMKQSAIRYVARSSLLSKGVSLLVSFIGSLQASVTRSIVKRFLGSSWSTAAIDAGCSHLLQYHTMHNVLFMAKTEFEKLHEEPDWNFIRAKQDQIAFLFGVDDHWGPLTHLEEISRHAPGVALSVEKEGHTHGYCCTEAGSFWVADYVANLIKNQMLVGDS is encoded by the exons ATGG GATCGTGCCTGCGCGCGGCTGATTTCCGGTGCAGAGCCCAG CTCCCCAGGCTGTTTAGACCGGcggcctgcggcggcggcggggcgaggccgggcGCCGGATCCAGCATGCAGAGGGCGGGGCTCCTCACGCCGTTCCCCCTGAGGGCGCGGGCCACGGCCAGGACCTGCATGGTCTCCAG CTTCGCCACGGAGTTGCTCGAGATAAGATCCAGGGAGCCTTCGCCGTCGCTCCACGTTCTGGTCGTCCCTGGCAATCCAG GTATTGTTGGATTCTACAGGGACTTCGTCGAAGCCCTGTATGAAAACCTCGGCGGGCAGGCATCTGTTACGG CGATAGGGCACATTTCACATGGGCAGAAG GATTACGAGCACGGACGATTGTTTTCATTACACGAACAGATTGAGCACAAG ATTGATTTTCTTGAGCAAGAGCTTCTACATACCGAACAGTCCATAATTGTG GTGGGTCATTCTATTGGCGCGTACATAGGTCTGGAAATATGCAAAAGATTTCAGAAGAAG GTAATTTTTTTTGTGGGGCTTTATCCATTTTTGACATTGAACAAGAATGCTATGAAGCAATCAGCAATTAGATATGTTGCAAG GTCATCTCTCCTTAGTAAAGGGGTTAGTTTGTTAGTGTCTTTCATCGGCTCACTCCAGGCTTCAGTTACGAGGAGCATTGTGAAAAGGTTCCTTGGATCTTCTTGGTCTACAGCAGCCATTGATGCTGGATGTAGCCATCTCTTGCAG TACCATACGATGCACAATGTGCTTTTCATGGCAAAGACAGAGTTCGAAAAG CTTCACGAAGAGCCGGACTGGAATTTCATCAGAGCAAAACAGGACCAAATTGCTTTTCTGTTCGGTGTGGATGATCACTGGGGTCCACTAACTCACTTGGAAGAG ATCTCAAGGCATGCTCCAGGGGTTGCCTTGTCGGTCGAGAAAGAAGGTCATACACACGGCTACTGCTGCACGGAGGCTGGATCCTTCTGGGTTGCTGACTACGTCGCAAACTTGATTAAAAACCAAATGCTCGTCGGAGATAGCTGA
- the LOC123063508 gene encoding lipid droplet-associated hydrolase isoform X2 encodes MQRAGLLTPFPLRARATARTCMVSSFATELLEIRSREPSPSLHVLVVPGNPGIVGFYRDFVEALYENLGGQASVTAIGHISHGQKDYEHGRLFSLHEQIEHKIDFLEQELLHTEQSIIVVGHSIGAYIGLEICKRFQKKVIFFVGLYPFLTLNKNAMKQSAIRYVARSSLLSKGVSLLVSFIGSLQASVTRSIVKRFLGSSWSTAAIDAGCSHLLQYHTMHNVLFMAKTEFEKLHEEPDWNFIRAKQDQIAFLFGVDDHWGPLTHLEEISRHAPGVALSVEKEGHTHGYCCTEAGSFWVADYVANLIKNQMLVGDS; translated from the exons ATGCAGAGGGCGGGGCTCCTCACGCCGTTCCCCCTGAGGGCGCGGGCCACGGCCAGGACCTGCATGGTCTCCAG CTTCGCCACGGAGTTGCTCGAGATAAGATCCAGGGAGCCTTCGCCGTCGCTCCACGTTCTGGTCGTCCCTGGCAATCCAG GTATTGTTGGATTCTACAGGGACTTCGTCGAAGCCCTGTATGAAAACCTCGGCGGGCAGGCATCTGTTACGG CGATAGGGCACATTTCACATGGGCAGAAG GATTACGAGCACGGACGATTGTTTTCATTACACGAACAGATTGAGCACAAG ATTGATTTTCTTGAGCAAGAGCTTCTACATACCGAACAGTCCATAATTGTG GTGGGTCATTCTATTGGCGCGTACATAGGTCTGGAAATATGCAAAAGATTTCAGAAGAAG GTAATTTTTTTTGTGGGGCTTTATCCATTTTTGACATTGAACAAGAATGCTATGAAGCAATCAGCAATTAGATATGTTGCAAG GTCATCTCTCCTTAGTAAAGGGGTTAGTTTGTTAGTGTCTTTCATCGGCTCACTCCAGGCTTCAGTTACGAGGAGCATTGTGAAAAGGTTCCTTGGATCTTCTTGGTCTACAGCAGCCATTGATGCTGGATGTAGCCATCTCTTGCAG TACCATACGATGCACAATGTGCTTTTCATGGCAAAGACAGAGTTCGAAAAG CTTCACGAAGAGCCGGACTGGAATTTCATCAGAGCAAAACAGGACCAAATTGCTTTTCTGTTCGGTGTGGATGATCACTGGGGTCCACTAACTCACTTGGAAGAG ATCTCAAGGCATGCTCCAGGGGTTGCCTTGTCGGTCGAGAAAGAAGGTCATACACACGGCTACTGCTGCACGGAGGCTGGATCCTTCTGGGTTGCTGACTACGTCGCAAACTTGATTAAAAACCAAATGCTCGTCGGAGATAGCTGA